The nucleotide sequence CCGCTCGGGGTGCTGGCAAAGCCTAGATAGGTCAGGCCGATTAACCCGGCATACAGAAACAGAGCGATACCGCTGCCACGCAGTACGCGTTTTACCGTGACGACATAGCCAAGGCTGGCGCGCTCGAACACCCGGTTGAATGGCGTGAACAACCAGCCGCCAAACAGCTTATCGAGCACCTTGGAGAAGCGGTCTTTCGGCGCGTCATGGCTTTTCAGCAGAATGGCTGCGAGGGCAGGGGACAGGGTCAACGAGTTGATGGCTGAGATCACCGTGGAGATGGCAATGGTCAGGGCAAACTGCTGGTAAAACTGTCCGGTGAGCCCGGAGATAAAGGCCGTTGGGATAAACACCGCGCACAGCACCAGGGCCGTGGCAACGATCGGCCCAGTCACTTCCTTCATCGCCTGCTTGGTGGCGTCAACCGGAGTTTTACCCAGACCGATATTACGTTCGACGTTCTCCACCACCACGATGGCGTCATCCACCACAATACCGATGGCCAGCACTAAGCCGAACAAAGAGAGCGCGTTAAGTGAGAAGCCAAACATATGCATCACGGCAAAGGTGCCGATCAACGACACCGGCACTGCGACCAGTGGAATGATCGAGGCACGCCACGTTTGCAGAAACACAATCACCACCAGCACCACTAGGATGACGGCTTCAAGCAGGGTGTGCACCACAGCCTCGATGGAGCCCCGCACGAAGATGGTCGGGTCGTAGACGATTTCATAATCAACGCCCTGCGGGAAGCTCTGCTTCAGTTCCGCCATGCGCTCACGCACTGCATCGGAAATCTCGATGGCGTTAGAACCCGGACGCTGAAACACCGGAATAGCCACCGCCGGCTTGTTGTTCAGCAGCGAGCGCAGGGCATATTGGCTGGAGCCCAGCTCAATGCGGGCGATGTCTTTTAGACGGGTGATTTCGCCATTGTCACCCGCACGGATGATGATGTTCTCGAACTCTTCCTCAGACACTAAACGGCCTTGGGTGTTGATCGACAACTGGAAGCTATTGCCGGCATCGGACGGCGGCGCACCGAGCGAGCCGGCCGCGACTTGGCGGTTCTGCTCGCGAATAGCGTTAACCACATCGCTGGCGGTGAGGTTGCGTGAGGCGACTTTATTGGGGTCCAGCCACACGCGCAGCGAGTAGTTACCCAGACCAAACAGCTGCACATCCCCCACACCATCTAAGCGCGCCAGTTCATCTTTGACGTTGAGCGCAGCGTAGTTGGACAGGTAGAGCATGTCGTAGCGGTCGTCCGGTGAGGTCAGGTGCACCACCATGGTCAAGTCGGGCGAGGCTTTATCGACAGTCACACCGAGGCGCTGCACTTCGCTCGGCAGGGTTGGCATGGTGCGGGTGACGCGGTTTTGCACCTGTACCTGGGCTTTGTCCAAGTCGGTGCCGAGGGCGAAGGTCAGCGTCAGGGTCATCTTGCCGTCTGCGGTGCCTTGCGACGACATATAGAGCATGCCTTCTACACCCGTTATCGCTTGCTCCAGTGGTGAGGCTACGGTCTCACCGATGACTTTAGGGTTAGCACCGGGGAATGCGGCACGCACCACCACAGTGGGCGGCACCACTTCTGGGTATTCGCTGATCGGTAACTGAAACAGCGAGATCGCGCCACCGATCAGGATCAGTAATGACAGCACCGCGGCAAAGATCGGCCGCTGAATAAAGAATTGCGAGAAATTCATCGTCGTTTTACCTAATTAATCGCGCATTAACCGCGAGGCGCCGTGCTGCTTGGGCTGTTTTTATCGGCGACCTTTGGACGGCTATGTTGCGCAATGATCTGGCGCTGTTGGGTCAATTCAGCCAAGGTCTGCTCATCGGCCATGGCCACGCGTTGCGGGTCAACCATTACGCCGGGGAAGGCGCGTTGGAGGCCGTTAACCACGATCTGCTCACCCTTGACCAAACCGCTGCGCACGATGCGCAAGCCTTGCAGCTTGGGCCCCAGCTCAACAGCGCGGTATTGCACGGCGTTATCCTGATCGAGGACCAGCACGAATTTTTTGCCCAGATCAGTTCCCACCGCTTCGTCCTTGATCAGCACGGCCGTGTATTGGCCGCTGCCCACCAGCTTGAGGCGTGCATAAAGGCCAGGGGTGAAGCGCCCATCGCGGTTATCGAACACGGCGCGGCCACGGATAGTGCCGGTCTGCGGATTGACCTGATTGTCGAGAAAATCTAACTGACCCAAGTGCGGGTGGCCTTCTTCATTGGAAAGGCCCAAGTACACGGGGCTGGCATCGCGGGTTTGGCTGCCAGCTTGGCGCGCCAGCTCGACGTATTTAAGAAATACGCGCTCATCAGCGTCGAAATAGGCATGGACCTTATCGGTGCTCACCAAGGTGGTGAGGTGGCTTTGCCCGGCATTGACCAGGTTACCTTCGGTGATTTCTGCCCGGCTAACGCGCCCGGTAATGGGCGCGGTAACACGGGTAAAACTGAGGTTGAGGCGCGCATTGTCAAGTTGCGCTTGGATGCCGGCCACCGCTGCTTTGGCTTCTGCGGCGGCACTGGCACGGGCATCGGCTAACTCGGCGGAGATGGCGTTACTCTTGCGTAAGCGCTCGCCGCGGCGGGCTTCACTCTGGGTGCGCGAATAACTGGCGCTCGCTTGTTGACGCTGGGCCTCAAGGCGCATTACCTCGGCTTGGAAGGGCCGTGAGTCAATCTGAAACAGCAGGTCACCCTTATTCACCAAGCTGCCTTCATTAAAGGCAACGCGTTCAATCAAGCCGGAGACCCGTGGGCGGATATTGACTGACTCTGGCGCTTGCAAACGACCGGTAAACTCATCCCACTCGGTTATCGGTTGCTCGATCACTTCG is from Pseudomonas sp. TMP9 and encodes:
- a CDS encoding efflux RND transporter permease subunit → MNFSQFFIQRPIFAAVLSLLILIGGAISLFQLPISEYPEVVPPTVVVRAAFPGANPKVIGETVASPLEQAITGVEGMLYMSSQGTADGKMTLTLTFALGTDLDKAQVQVQNRVTRTMPTLPSEVQRLGVTVDKASPDLTMVVHLTSPDDRYDMLYLSNYAALNVKDELARLDGVGDVQLFGLGNYSLRVWLDPNKVASRNLTASDVVNAIREQNRQVAAGSLGAPPSDAGNSFQLSINTQGRLVSEEEFENIIIRAGDNGEITRLKDIARIELGSSQYALRSLLNNKPAVAIPVFQRPGSNAIEISDAVRERMAELKQSFPQGVDYEIVYDPTIFVRGSIEAVVHTLLEAVILVVLVVIVFLQTWRASIIPLVAVPVSLIGTFAVMHMFGFSLNALSLFGLVLAIGIVVDDAIVVVENVERNIGLGKTPVDATKQAMKEVTGPIVATALVLCAVFIPTAFISGLTGQFYQQFALTIAISTVISAINSLTLSPALAAILLKSHDAPKDRFSKVLDKLFGGWLFTPFNRVFERASLGYVVTVKRVLRGSGIALFLYAGLIGLTYLGFASTPSGFVPTQDKQYLVAFAQLPDAATLDRTEAVIKQMSEIAGKHQGVANTVAFPGLSINGFTNSPNSGIVFTPLKPFDERSDPSMSATAIAAELNAQFSEIQDAYIAIFPPPPVQGLGTIGGFRLQVQDRGNLGYDELYVQTQNVIAKARQLPELNPMSVFTSYQVNVPQIDAAIDRDKAKIHGVAISDIFDTMQIYLGSLYANDFNRFGRTYQVNVQAEQQFRLEPEQIGQLKVRNKRGEMVPLSAFLKVSPSAGPDRVMHYNGFLTAEINGAAAPGYSSGQAEAAIAKLLKEELPNGMSFEWTDLTYQQILAGNSAIFVFPLCVLLAFLVLAAQYESWSLPLAVILIVPMTLLSAITGVILTGGDNNIFTQIGLIVLVGLACKNAILIVEFAKEKQEEGMDRVSAVLESCRLRLRPILMTSFAFIMGVVPLVLSSGAGAEMRHAMGVAVFSGMLGVTFFGLLLTPLFYVLIRGFVEKREAKKTARLQQGQRLGLP
- a CDS encoding efflux RND transporter periplasmic adaptor subunit translates to MAQSTLNLWHFPLALAVVLLLSACGNAQNSAQQMPPAKVSVAEVIEQPITEWDEFTGRLQAPESVNIRPRVSGLIERVAFNEGSLVNKGDLLFQIDSRPFQAEVMRLEAQRQQASASYSRTQSEARRGERLRKSNAISAELADARASAAAEAKAAVAGIQAQLDNARLNLSFTRVTAPITGRVSRAEITEGNLVNAGQSHLTTLVSTDKVHAYFDADERVFLKYVELARQAGSQTRDASPVYLGLSNEEGHPHLGQLDFLDNQVNPQTGTIRGRAVFDNRDGRFTPGLYARLKLVGSGQYTAVLIKDEAVGTDLGKKFVLVLDQDNAVQYRAVELGPKLQGLRIVRSGLVKGEQIVVNGLQRAFPGVMVDPQRVAMADEQTLAELTQQRQIIAQHSRPKVADKNSPSSTAPRG